A DNA window from Vigna angularis cultivar LongXiaoDou No.4 chromosome 1, ASM1680809v1, whole genome shotgun sequence contains the following coding sequences:
- the LOC108334197 gene encoding 14 kDa proline-rich protein DC2.15, with translation MASKACSSLAIFLTLNLIFFSLVSACGSYSCPGPSPKPKPTPSPSPSGSCPRDALKLGVCANVLNGLVNATLGQPPVTPCCSLLDGLVDLEAAVCLCTALKANILGINLNLPISLSLLLNVCSRTTPRDFQCA, from the coding sequence ATGGCTTCCAAAGCTTGTTCCTCCCTTGCCATTTTCCTCACACtcaacctcattttcttctcacTTGTCTCTGCATGCGGTAGTTACTCATGCCCTGGTCCAAGCCCAAAGCCAAAGCCAACACCCAGCCCCAGCCCTAGTGGCTCCTGCCCCCGTGACGCACTCAAACTAGGTGTATGCGCCAATGTGCTCAACGGCTTGGTTAACGCCACCTTGGGTCAACCACCGGTTACCCCTTGCTGCTCCCTTCTCGATGGCCTCGTTGATCTTGAGGCTGCAGTCTGCCTCTGCACTGCTCTCAAAGCAAACATTTTGGGCATCAACCTCAACCTTCCCATCTCACTCTCCTTGCTTCTCAATGTTTGCTCCAGAACTACCCCACGTGATTTCCAGTGTGCTTAA